Below is a genomic region from Plasmodium relictum strain SGS1 genome assembly, chromosome: 13.
tcttcttttctttttctttctttttctctttcttcttcttctttttttctttgtctTTCTCTTTCTGCTTCACCTGAATcttcattaaattttataccaaaaaatttttctacTCCTtcactaatttttttattacaagaTGACAGTATTAAACGTATATTCATAGGATtactattaattttttttattgtatctAAAAGTTCATTAGGATAATTCGCATTTTCCTGTTTGTATGATTTCAATGTTTCATCATTatctattaaattatttatatgattaATGAATTCCatattttctaataatttttcttgtCTTACTTTTTCTAAACCATCTTTTAAAGATTTATTATTTGGATCTATTTTTAACCCTTCTAAGTAAGTTTTTTCTGAATTTTCTAATTGCCTTAAACCATGTTCTGCACATCCTTTTCTAATATATCCTTTTGGCcaatctttttttaaacttatgCATTTATTTGCATTTTCTAATGCTTCATAAAATCTTCCTAAACTTGAATAAGCACCAGATAAATTTGAATAAAGTACATGATCGGATGGATCATTTTTTATTGCTTCAGAAAAATGTTTTACTGAATCTTCAAATTTTCCTTCTTGAAAACATTTATTTCCTAATTCTTTTAATCGTTGTGCTTCTTCTTtgtttatcattttttaaaatatgtatgtatatatatgtatatatatattactttcactttttttttttaaattattattaatttaatccTATATATActctaataattttttatttattcaataTGAATTCTTTTaagtatattattaatttgattttatataagttaattaattattaaatataagatttttttttaaaatatgtaatttCAATAAgatatttaatttgtttattattCCTTTTTAATTAGCAATTAATTTGAATTTATTAATGTATAATTTTctgtaaatataatttattcaccaaatttttaatattgtttaaaatatttaaattatttaatttataggtatccttttttttttaaattatgttgttatatataatattttataaaattagttcatttaaataatatatttttttaaaatataagagatttattatttctttaatgtggatatttttaaaaataataatctgtttttctttttttttagtacaatttttttttttgtatcgtgtaatatttatttttttgtaaagaATATGATTGTTTTAATGAATAGCAAACATCAAAGATATATTGTAcctaaaattcttttaatgtaaatgattttattatgcaaaaattttttttggaagtcatttatttctattttttttttttcaacatATATATgcgtttatttttttttcgaattttttatatttttatttatgtaaatatttttttaaaataaatatatttttattgatgtatctattttttttttttttagattgttgatatctaaaatattttaagtttaattttttaaagtgatatttttttttcatttttaataaaataattagtcccctttttttatatataaattacacTTGTAGCGcaattgaaaatttttatttttcctaGATGCAGGCTGGaactaatataaaataaaattaactttaataaaaataaaaaataattatatattatagatgaaatatttttatgttatatgataatattttttatcaaggattttatatatttttatttttttttaatttgtaagTGGGATAAAAGAAGGAAATGTTTTTGCAATACGTAAAATATCGTGATATTGttcctttatttttacattagCTTGGATTCGTTAAATAAAATGTTATCATATGAAATTTTCATcctaagaaaaaaaaatagaataaaagaatattatacatatatttttttaaaggagTAAACATAGATTATTACATTCCTTTATCCATTTCGTTAAAttgtttataataaatattagaTATCTTAAACGAAAATACagtatttttcttatttaaattcTGTTtcaacctttttttttttattactaaaattctgaatttaaaaaaaagtattttaacattatttacctcgttttatatttttttttataagatttATAATAGTTTAgtttttgtttatttcaattcttattacatttttttattattcataaaaaacaAGTATTTGTTGTTAGATCTAAAATATTGActaaaattgttattaattatatttaacatTCTTGTATCATTTCAAAGTATTGTTACAATCATTAAATATAGttttacaaatatattttttttaatttatgaaCTAAATACATTTagttgtaaatatatattactcTAATTGCAATTAGTTCAATGATAATAACATTTAGAAAGTTACTTTcgtgtttttaaaaaagtacataatttttcttatcatttttttctaatacgTTAAAGAGCTAAAAattataagtttttttttttttttccaaactcatttgaaataataaatatgaatttaaaaataaaaagcgtttttttccatattatcttttaaaagAATCGAAGTATTAAGGGgcatatcatttttattgatttttttatataaaatactttttatttaaaaaatgtaaaagatGTGTATTCATTGtatattttacatattttatattgtatcatttaatatttttatttgtaaatataaatttttagatATAACTTATTCAGAAGTAATTGTTTCATAAAATGAATGAATGTATATCTCATAATTCACAAGCCTTTATAGAAAAATGTGAAAATATATGCTTAACATTTTTCTCTTAGGAgagaaaaaatacaaaaaaaattttaaatttatatcataaataactaacattttattatttttctttacataatttttcatatagtTTTGTCTATAAAGAACTTTTTAATAACTCAATTTTTAACTATAATATCGTCTTGGACTTTGCATTTTCAAGACTGACTCAAAATGTGTAAAGCGTgcaaatgtaaaaaataaaatacaatatataaaatgaaataaaataaaaaaaaaataaaattaaatgtattaaaaaaaaaaaaatatataaatataaatttattaaaaaaaataagaaaaaacaaaaatattatacatatacttcagaatttccttttttaaaaataatgaaaaataaaaaaagcatctgaatttttaatatttaataaaaattttcaaataaaaaaatttttaagtttCATTTTTCATCAAAAATCCAAATaatctttatatttacataaaatatagcttatatataatagaataatttttaatgtgcataaaataaagtataagaaataaaaaaaaaaatgtatataattaaatacacatataattttttttaaacatttttttttaatattaatataatattgttttcattttacatattttagaAGCATAAAAGTAACAAAGTATTGGATGTGCTTAACACACACATACAAATTACATTCACCTAAAACTAAATATTTTACGGAAAATATTATTGTGTAAacgaaaattatttttataagttttaaatatatcatattcaaataaaagagaaaaatactaaaaataataaataatttcacaaaagaaaatatttgaaatataaataattacaatGGCAGATAAATTAACTGAAGAACAAATTTCTGAATTTAAAGAAGCTTTTAGCTTATTCGACAAAGATGGCGATggaagtaaataaaaaaaaaaaaataaatgaaacagaaaaataataaaattttataaagaatTCAATGAAAACTTACCATATATATCTAAATATGAAAActtatgaaatatatatatatatatatatatatatatattaaaaattagaatataaaaaatttcataaatttatataatgtatgcaaaatataaaaaataaattatgaactgttaataaataataatgattatatgaataaaaaaaaagaaaaaaaatatttcttctattgttaataaattattttcatataataaaataaaaatgttcttAACCGttgatataatttttttttctttttttatatatatatagctaTAACAACAAAAGAATTAGGAACAGTTATGAGGTCTTTGGGACAAAACCCAACTGAAGCAGAATTACAAGATATGATAAATGAAATTGATACAGATGGAAATGGAACAATTGACTTCCCCGAATTTTTAACTTTGATGGcaagaaaaatgaaagatACTGATACAGAAGAAGAACTAATTGAAGCATTTAGAGTTTTTGATAGAGATGGAGATGGATATATAAGTGCAGATGAATTAAGACACGTAATGACAAATCTAGGagaaaaattaacaaatgAAGAAGTAGATGAAATGATAAGAGAAGCCGACATTGATGGTGATGGACAAATTAATTATGAAGAATTTGTTAAAATGATGATagcaaaataattttttaatattttataaatttatagaaaaaaaaatataatttcataaaaaggttactatatatatatatatatatatattatatcttctttttttttttattattaattttatatattttagtcTTATTACCaaaattttcttctatatttcttatatgaaataaatcTAATTCCTTATTActtagaaaaaatgaaaataaaatattttataatatataaaaagttgTAGCATCTTGTTATTGTCTTTATTTGTGACTATATATATGCATGGAAACATAtgttttactgcatcttaaATAATGTTTTGAGTaaaatcttatttttttttattatactcATTGattagctttttttttttttttttttttggagtatttaaaacaaataaataaaaataaatttataaaatgcaaatattaaaaaaaatttaaagaaaaagaatatctttaattaaagtgaattttttattttaaaattttttgaatttaaaaaaaaaaaaataagaataaaaataaattaaattataagacacatgtaaaataaaaatgacaaataaaataataataataaatataataatttcaaattttaatttaaaatattttttttttatttttaataaaatttcttgtacttataattaataatatttgttacaatttttcattattaatgataacttttacatttttataaatcttttagaaataaatatatatatgtaaatgaTTTATATTGTTTCCTTTAGTAGTCAAACTATTCAGTTACTTCCCCCCCCTTCCATAACAAAATTAATAGTTCATACTatgtaataattaatatggtttattttattatattttttcagttaaatgtatattttcttaatatatatagcagttcttttttataaatttaatttgtGATATTCTATAAACCAACTAATATAAtctaaaaaattgttattttttatttgtatttgaATTTCTTGAAAGAACgcattataaatataaagattaTGATACATTAATATTACGTTAGCTGTCAGTTCTTGgcattttaataaatgatgTATATACGATTTCGTCTCTTTCCTTGGTGAATCGCTTGTTATAGTAGAATAgtcaaaattatatataggGTCATTTAAATCTATAATGAACTTTTCACTATTTTTAAGGTTAATAAGATTAATATCATGCGATTTGTTACTATATTTTGATTCttctattttaatattcATACTTATAGCTTTTCCATTTCTTGCTAAATAATAAGGAAAATTTGATTCTACAATATCAATCCCATTGAAAATGCTATGCAAAATTTCTATTGGGTTTCCTATATTTAAttgtataaattttaatttatcttctggtaatacatttaaaatattttttatacaacTGGTTCTAATTTCGTTTGATTCATCATAACCTATTCCACTTAATAAATATCCATCTAAAATATCgttgtatttatttaatgtttctttaattaaattatgtaTATTAATTGTTGATGGAACAGATAAAATACATAAAGAATTATTCAATGATTTTtctttcaatatttttattttttctaaaaattcaTCCATTAAGcttattattcttatttttttttttttccctacttcttcatttattcttatttcttCTGAAGGAATGCAAAAAATGTCGGGTTCAAAAATTTCTATACATTTCAAAAAATCATCAATGGAAAATACTACTGTAGagctattatattttaaagttatgtatttatttatatttatagaaaaatcatttattaaaacatTTCTAATATTCATATATCTATAGCTATTATCAAAGTCGcaaaaattatgtaaataaaatttcgatccattgcttttatttttaaaaaattcttttgcTTTTTCTAAAACATCTAATTGATTATATACTTCAAATAATGGGCAATTTAATATAACtttcttttctatttttcttaacaattccatatttaaaaattctgGTAGTAGATCATTAGTTAGTATAGTACTAACGGGTGTTTCAATgtcctttattttttttatgtgatATTTAATTCCatctttcatttttaaaaatgtaataaagtaatataagatataagtaaaaattaaaaaaagaagtgaAATTAGTATGCTTCAtatgatattaataaaatgtaattcttaaaaaaaaagctttttttaaaaaaaaactttttaattataaaaattttaaaatgaaattgtcaatgaatacaaaaataaaaaaaacacaaacaaatgatttaaaacaaaaaaaaaaaaaaaaattataatgaagTTATTCCATATActaattataatgaaaaagatcaaataaatttatgataaaattattaaaataatatctttGATATTATTTaaggaatatataaaatttgtaTTCATGTTTCAtgtaaaaaatgtttatgtatataattaaaacttacaaataaacatatttattatttatatatctgaatttttttaaaattctaaatatattcaaaataatgaaatacaAAATGcaatttgaataaaaaaggagaaattatatatttatatatatatatatatatttaaaattaaataaaataacaacaGTGTTtaatttctttcttttttacaACATAACTTATTGTAAAATGAATGAAATatcaattaataatttaaattataattattatgatagaataaaaaatacaagtACTAAGGCACTTGCAAATATAAATTTGTCATTTCAAAGAGGAATGAGAATTTTAGTATGTGGGAAAAATGGAGCTGGAAAAAGTACATTATTAAGTATTATAGCTggaaaaaaagttataattaattagccaaatgaaaataatgctattactattttatttatttatacggaatttttctttataccaaaataaatgttaatgaaatattattttgttatattttttatatttgtttatatataaattttttttatagttgataaaagaagaagaagttttagtttttaataaacctgCATTCCATGATACTACACTATCAAATAAAATAGGATTTGTAGGAGAATGGTGGAGTGATggtaaaagaaatatatatattaattaaaaaaaaagagaaaagattaaaaataaaagaatattttttctttttcttttttttcttttttagaatatatatTGAACATCACAATAAAAGATTTATTTTCTCAATATAGAAATTcgaaaagatataaaaatttattaaaattatttgaaatcGATGAAAATAAACTTATAACAAGTATTTCAAAAGGAGAGAAGAAAAAAGTTCAAATTTTAgctaatataattaaaaggaaagacatttatatttttgatgAAGTAACTGAATCATTAGATTTAGTATCTCGAAAACTATTACTAgagtaattatatataaatctctatatacatatatatctctatatacatatatataaattttttaatatatttagatttttaaaaaaggaatGTATTAGATATAAttgtattataatttattctaCCCATATCTTTGACCATATGGAAAAATGGTGTAGTCATATATTATATCTTTCAAATGGATATGTTGCTCATTTTTCAGATATAAATTCAGTTATAAAgtaagattaaaaaaaaataaatatataaataaataaaacatatattattgtatataatttttatttaattttcttaattcttttttttttttttttgttttacttttttaGTGATAACAGTTATGTATCATTAgctgaatatatttttaataaaatgctCATGGAACTaaaggaaaaggaaaatattaatgatttAGATGGTGagttttcattaaatataatttatatatatttcttatatt
It encodes:
- the CAM gene encoding calmodulin, putative; protein product: MADKLTEEQISEFKEAFSLFDKDGDGTITTKELGTVMRSLGQNPTEAELQDMINEIDTDGNGTIDFPEFLTLMARKMKDTDTEEELIEAFRVFDRDGDGYISADELRHVMTNLGEKLTNEEVDEMIREADIDGDGQINYEEFVKMMIAK
- a CDS encoding queuine tRNA-ribosyltransferase, putative, which codes for MKDGIKYHIKKIKDIETPVSTILTNDLLPEFLNMELLRKIEKKVILNCPLFEVYNQLDVLEKAKEFFKNKSNGSKFYLHNFCDFDNSYRYMNIRNVLINDFSININKYITLKYNSSTVVFSIDDFLKCIEIFEPDIFCIPSEEIRINEEVGKKKKIRIISLMDEFLEKIKILKEKSLNNSLCILSVPSTINIHNLIKETLNKYNDILDGYLLSGIGYDESNEIRTSCIKNILNVLPEDKLKFIQLNIGNPIEILHSIFNGIDIVESNFPYYLARNGKAISMNIKIEESKYSNKSHDINLINLKNSEKFIIDLNDPIYNFDYSTITSDSPRKETKSYIHHLLKCQELTANVILMYHNLYIYNAFFQEIQIQIKNNNFLDYISWFIEYHKLNL
- the CAF16 gene encoding CCR4-associated factor 16, putative produces the protein MNEISINNLNYNYYDRIKNTSTKALANINLSFQRGMRILVCGKNGAGKSTLLSIIAGKKLIKEEEVLVFNKPAFHDTTLSNKIGFVGEWWSDEYILNITIKDLFSQYRNSKRYKNLLKLFEIDENKLITSISKGEKKKVQILANIIKRKDIYIFDEVTESLDLVSRKLLLEFLKKECIRYNCIIIYSTHIFDHMEKWCSHILYLSNGYVAHFSDINSVINDNSYVSLAEYIFNKMLMELKEKENINDLDDLLLIDSE